The following proteins are encoded in a genomic region of Nitratireductor sp. GISD-1A_MAKvit:
- a CDS encoding thymidine kinase has translation MAKLYFHYATMNAGKSTMLLQASYNYRERGMNTMLFVAGHYRKEDGGYISSRIGLDSNAEMFRDGDDLFARIAEHHDHTTVHCVFVDEAQFLEEEQVWQLARVADRLGIPVMCYGLRTDFQGNLFTGSQALLALADELREVRTICRCGRKATMVVRLGPDGKVARKGEQVAIGKDVYVSLCRKHWEEEMGRWKAEDLVGFAGSAAE, from the coding sequence ATGGCAAAGCTCTATTTCCACTATGCGACGATGAATGCGGGCAAGTCGACCATGCTCCTGCAGGCATCCTACAATTACCGTGAGCGCGGGATGAACACGATGCTGTTTGTCGCTGGCCACTACCGCAAGGAAGATGGCGGCTACATCTCTTCACGCATCGGGCTCGACAGCAATGCGGAAATGTTCCGCGACGGTGACGATCTTTTCGCGCGCATCGCCGAGCACCACGATCACACGACGGTGCATTGCGTGTTTGTCGACGAGGCGCAGTTTCTCGAAGAAGAGCAGGTCTGGCAGCTTGCCCGGGTGGCCGACAGGCTTGGCATTCCGGTCATGTGCTACGGGCTGAGGACCGATTTTCAGGGCAATCTCTTCACCGGATCACAGGCGCTTCTGGCATTGGCCGACGAACTGCGCGAGGTGCGCACGATCTGCCGCTGCGGCCGCAAGGCCACCATGGTGGTTCGTCTAGGACCGGATGGCAAGGTTGCCAGGAAGGGCGAACAGGTTGCGATCGGCAAGGATGTTTATGTCTCGCTGTGCCGAAAGCACTGGGAAGAAGAGATGGGGCGCTGGAAGGCGGAAGATCTCGTGGGCTTTGCCGGCAGCGCTGCAGAGTAG
- a CDS encoding LysR substrate-binding domain-containing protein produces the protein MTFEQLLIFVAVAEREHLTQAAAAVGRTPSAVSASIKALESYYGVELFHRVGRRIELTRVGKVFLGEAQATLARVRSAETMLSELGGLRRGTLNVHASQTVASYWLPPVLMRFHKLYPGISLKLTVGNTRMVADAMLEGVADLGLVEGRVDEPALTVRRVDRDVMAVVIAPTHPWAEGVPLSPQDLVAGTSWIVREEGSGTRAAFETTLAEMGVDPGGLNLVMEFPSNEAVLSAVRESDCAAAISMSAAGPLVERGLLKVANIDLGARDFSLLRHRERRQSGAATALEELCVEAGNVFQSSIDPHIFPQP, from the coding sequence ATGACTTTTGAGCAATTGCTGATTTTCGTGGCCGTCGCCGAGCGGGAGCACCTGACCCAGGCCGCTGCCGCTGTCGGGCGCACGCCCTCTGCCGTCAGTGCATCGATCAAGGCGCTGGAGAGCTATTATGGCGTCGAGCTTTTCCATCGCGTTGGCCGTCGCATCGAGTTGACGCGTGTGGGCAAGGTCTTCCTTGGCGAAGCGCAGGCAACGCTTGCCCGCGTCCGTTCGGCCGAAACCATGCTGTCCGAGCTTGGCGGACTGCGGCGCGGCACGCTTAATGTCCATGCGAGCCAGACGGTGGCCAGCTACTGGTTGCCGCCGGTGCTCATGCGGTTTCACAAGCTGTATCCGGGAATCTCACTGAAACTTACCGTAGGCAACACACGCATGGTCGCCGATGCGATGCTGGAAGGCGTGGCCGATCTTGGGCTGGTCGAAGGCAGGGTGGATGAACCGGCGCTCACCGTGCGCCGGGTGGACCGGGATGTGATGGCCGTGGTGATCGCGCCAACGCATCCATGGGCCGAGGGTGTGCCCCTTTCACCGCAAGACCTCGTCGCAGGAACATCGTGGATCGTGCGGGAGGAAGGCTCCGGCACACGTGCTGCCTTCGAGACCACGCTGGCCGAGATGGGCGTCGATCCGGGCGGGCTCAATCTGGTCATGGAGTTCCCCTCCAATGAGGCGGTGCTTTCTGCCGTGCGGGAGAGCGACTGTGCTGCCGCCATCTCCATGTCGGCCGCGGGTCCACTGGTGGAGCGCGGTCTTCTGAAAGTCGCGAACATCGATCTTGGCGCACGCGATTTCAGCCTCCTTCGCCACAGGGAGCGCAGGCAGAGTGGGGCTGCCACAGCCCTTGAGGAATTGTGCGTTGAGGCGGGTAACGTCTTTCAATCGTCAATCGACCCACATATATTTCCGCAACCCTGA